A single window of Montipora capricornis isolate CH-2021 chromosome 14, ASM3666992v2, whole genome shotgun sequence DNA harbors:
- the LOC138033222 gene encoding adhesion G-protein coupled receptor D1-like isoform X1: MKMGLIFVILASLSIHGNGNSPAISDPYGYKAWEDKKTFSEALSNCQKAKFRNLARIDTNTKLKHAKNISFERTGDKYWMDVQLRGGIWKWSNGNEFHPDKEFTEIISNADKKKSTERENTTFCLTVGDKNHLEIENCENSLRYLCGDFQGQSSSSSSQTTATTTMQQQIRQTTTPLLLHTTSPFSTKVDLPDKTVTPTTTSSTSVPAPSVTFTTSTQIGPPVQQIQEYLARLSKLNVHDEDSLEVAVNETSTLLTRITKIPHLHSAENLLPAAHELETFAANYAKEHLNTSSVVMSSRTVNTKHFVITIQKIAGDQTKDVVFPHDDVGTLLSSVRRAKIILPAELFTTRDTTIMVGIVYKNTQGLLPYESNAVLDGKTLKNTILGTPIISNTIIPNHDGDLQQNITIMFNLQKPSGAEDKPYCVFWDFKQKTLFNGSWSSDGCSLFNKSGTRVLCTCNHLTNFAVLMQIGQTKVPAKHQIALDIITYVGCGLSLVGEVLTVIAYLVLMNLNQEQCQIRLNLVVSIAIAQVIFLTGIDATSSQTVCIFVAVSIHYFYLVGFAWMLTEGLYLYLMVVKVFNALLKMTLFYGFCWGFPGLLVSISLAITTATSDGVMSYVNNNFCWVSFSNNLVWTFAAPVLIVCLVNSVVLWRVVCEMTKMQSSKDLSNVRQGLKACVVLFPLLGMTWVFGVLSITDAGLASQYIFTILNSLQGFFIFVMHVLRSGDVKAAYYRKKQKWEATKNSNFPSSRLVADASREISENNSLSATQANKSSVDPLFRRHQVSPVNTATRQTCLTSIAS; encoded by the exons ATGAAGATGGGCCTCATATTTGTTATCCTGGCTTCGCTATCAATCCACGGCAATG GGAATTCTCCCGCCATTTCTGATCCTTATGGCTATAAAGCTTGGGAAGACAAAAAGACGTTCTCCGAAGCACTTTCAAACTGCCAAAAAGCCAAGTTCAGAAATCTTGCAAGAATCGACACGAACACTAAATTAAAGCACgcaaaaaacatttcatttgaaCGTACTGGCGATAAATATTGGATGGATGTACAATTAag GGGTGGTATATGGAAGTGGAGCAACGGCAATGAGTTTCATCCCGACAAGGAGTTTACAGAGATAATAAGTAAcgctgacaaaaaaaaatcaaccgAAAGGGAAAACACCACTTTTTGCCTCACGGTTGGCGACAAGAATCACCTGGAAATCGAGAACTGTGAAAACAGCTTAAGATACCTCTGTGGAGATTTCCAAG gtcaatcatcatcatcatcatcacaaacTACGGCAACAACCACAATGCAACAGCAAATAAGGCAAACTACAACACCGTTGCTACTCCACACAACATCGCCTTTTTCAACAAAAGTCGATTTACCGGATAAAACCGTAACACCCACAACGACTTCCAGCACCTCTGTGCCAGCACCGAGTGTTACGTTCACGACTTCGACTCAAATAGGGCCACCAGTGCAGCAG aTCCAAGAATATCTGGCCAGGTTAAGCAAGCTCAATGTTCACGATGAGGATTCTTTGGAG GTTGCGGTAAATGAAACTTCCACACTCCTAACGCGGATTACTAAGATTCCACATCTTCACTCTGCGGAAAATTTGTTGCCAGCAGCTCACGAACTGGAGACATTTGCTGCCAATTACGCGAAGGAGCACCTAAACACGAGTAGTGTGGTTATGTCTTCAAGAACGGTCAATACGAAACACTTTG TAATCACAATCCAGAAAATTGCCGGTGATCAAACAAAAGACGTTGTTTTCCCGCATGATGACGTTGGAACTTTGTTATCATCCGTGAGAAGAGCTAAGATCATTTTGCCTGCTGAGCTTTTCACTACCAGAG ATACCACAATTATGGTGGGCATTGTGTACAAAAACACTCAAGGACTTCTGCCTTATGAGAGTAATGCTGTTCTTGATGG GAAGACTTTGAAAAACACAATACTTGGTACTCCAATCATCTCAAATACTATCATCCCAAACCATGATGGAGACCTGCAACAGAACATCACTATTATGTTTAATTTGCAAAAG CCATCAGGAGCTGAGGACAAGCCATACTGTGTCTTTTGGGATTTTAAACAGAA AACTCTGTTCAATGGTTCCTGGTCAAGTGATGGATGCTCATTGTTTAATAAGTCTGGCACCAGAGTTTTGTGCACTTGCAATCATCTTACAAACTTTGCTGTTCTGATGCAAATAGGACAAACAAAG GTTCCTGCCAAACACCAAATTGCCTTGGATATCATTACCTATGTCGGATGTGGTCTATCGCTAGTGGGAGAAGTCCTAACTGTTATAGCATATCTTGTGTTAAT GAACCTAAACCAAGAACAGTGCCAAATACGACTCAATCTTGTGGTTTCTATAGCAATTGCACAAGTGATATTTCTTACAGGGATTGATGCTACATCTTCGCAG ACAGTCTGCATCTTCGTGGCAGTCTCAATCCACTACTTCTATCTCGTTGGCTTTGCTTGGATGTTGACAGAAGGCCTCTACCTTTACTTAATGGTTGTTAAAGTCTTCAATGCTCTTCTTAAAATGACGCTCTTCTATGGGTTCTGTTGGG GCTTTCCAGGTCTTCTGGTCTCTATTTCTTTGGCGATAACTACCGCAACATCGGACGGTGTTATGAGCTACGTGAATAACAACTT CTGTTGGGTTTCCTTCTCTAACAACTTGGTATGGACTTTTGCAGCTCCCGTGCTCATCGTCTGTTTG GTAAACTCGGTGGTTCTGTGGAGAGTAGTGTGCGAGATGACAAAAATGCAATCCTCAAAAGACCTTTCCAACGTCAG GCAGGGTTTGAAAGCTTGTGTAGTTTTGTTTCCTCTCTTGGGAATGACCTGGGTGTTTGGCGTTCTGAGCATCACAGATGCAGGTCTTGCAAGTCAGTATATCTTCACCATTCTGAACTCACTTCAG GGGTTCTTCATTTTTGTCATGCACGTTTTACGAAGCGGAGATGTCAAAGCAGCCTACTATAGAAAGAAGCAAAAATGGGAAGCGACAAAGAACAGCAACTTTCCCAGCTCACGCTTGGTTGCAGATGCCTCTCGTGAAATATCTGAGAACAATAGCTTGAGTGCTACCCAAGCAAACAAATCAAGTGTGGACCCACTTTTTAGAAGACACCAGGTTTCCCCAGTTAACACTGCCACGAGACAAACATGTCTTACATCCATCGCTTCCTAA
- the LOC138033222 gene encoding adhesion G-protein coupled receptor D1-like isoform X2, which yields MQQQIRQTTTPLLLHTTSPFSTKVDLPDKTVTPTTTSSTSVPAPSVTFTTSTQIGPPVQQIQEYLARLSKLNVHDEDSLEVAVNETSTLLTRITKIPHLHSAENLLPAAHELETFAANYAKEHLNTSSVVMSSRTVNTKHFVITIQKIAGDQTKDVVFPHDDVGTLLSSVRRAKIILPAELFTTRDTTIMVGIVYKNTQGLLPYESNAVLDGKTLKNTILGTPIISNTIIPNHDGDLQQNITIMFNLQKPSGAEDKPYCVFWDFKQKTLFNGSWSSDGCSLFNKSGTRVLCTCNHLTNFAVLMQIGQTKVPAKHQIALDIITYVGCGLSLVGEVLTVIAYLVLMNLNQEQCQIRLNLVVSIAIAQVIFLTGIDATSSQTVCIFVAVSIHYFYLVGFAWMLTEGLYLYLMVVKVFNALLKMTLFYGFCWGFPGLLVSISLAITTATSDGVMSYVNNNFCWVSFSNNLVWTFAAPVLIVCLVNSVVLWRVVCEMTKMQSSKDLSNVRQGLKACVVLFPLLGMTWVFGVLSITDAGLASQYIFTILNSLQGFFIFVMHVLRSGDVKAAYYRKKQKWEATKNSNFPSSRLVADASREISENNSLSATQANKSSVDPLFRRHQVSPVNTATRQTCLTSIAS from the exons ATGCAACAGCAAATAAGGCAAACTACAACACCGTTGCTACTCCACACAACATCGCCTTTTTCAACAAAAGTCGATTTACCGGATAAAACCGTAACACCCACAACGACTTCCAGCACCTCTGTGCCAGCACCGAGTGTTACGTTCACGACTTCGACTCAAATAGGGCCACCAGTGCAGCAG aTCCAAGAATATCTGGCCAGGTTAAGCAAGCTCAATGTTCACGATGAGGATTCTTTGGAG GTTGCGGTAAATGAAACTTCCACACTCCTAACGCGGATTACTAAGATTCCACATCTTCACTCTGCGGAAAATTTGTTGCCAGCAGCTCACGAACTGGAGACATTTGCTGCCAATTACGCGAAGGAGCACCTAAACACGAGTAGTGTGGTTATGTCTTCAAGAACGGTCAATACGAAACACTTTG TAATCACAATCCAGAAAATTGCCGGTGATCAAACAAAAGACGTTGTTTTCCCGCATGATGACGTTGGAACTTTGTTATCATCCGTGAGAAGAGCTAAGATCATTTTGCCTGCTGAGCTTTTCACTACCAGAG ATACCACAATTATGGTGGGCATTGTGTACAAAAACACTCAAGGACTTCTGCCTTATGAGAGTAATGCTGTTCTTGATGG GAAGACTTTGAAAAACACAATACTTGGTACTCCAATCATCTCAAATACTATCATCCCAAACCATGATGGAGACCTGCAACAGAACATCACTATTATGTTTAATTTGCAAAAG CCATCAGGAGCTGAGGACAAGCCATACTGTGTCTTTTGGGATTTTAAACAGAA AACTCTGTTCAATGGTTCCTGGTCAAGTGATGGATGCTCATTGTTTAATAAGTCTGGCACCAGAGTTTTGTGCACTTGCAATCATCTTACAAACTTTGCTGTTCTGATGCAAATAGGACAAACAAAG GTTCCTGCCAAACACCAAATTGCCTTGGATATCATTACCTATGTCGGATGTGGTCTATCGCTAGTGGGAGAAGTCCTAACTGTTATAGCATATCTTGTGTTAAT GAACCTAAACCAAGAACAGTGCCAAATACGACTCAATCTTGTGGTTTCTATAGCAATTGCACAAGTGATATTTCTTACAGGGATTGATGCTACATCTTCGCAG ACAGTCTGCATCTTCGTGGCAGTCTCAATCCACTACTTCTATCTCGTTGGCTTTGCTTGGATGTTGACAGAAGGCCTCTACCTTTACTTAATGGTTGTTAAAGTCTTCAATGCTCTTCTTAAAATGACGCTCTTCTATGGGTTCTGTTGGG GCTTTCCAGGTCTTCTGGTCTCTATTTCTTTGGCGATAACTACCGCAACATCGGACGGTGTTATGAGCTACGTGAATAACAACTT CTGTTGGGTTTCCTTCTCTAACAACTTGGTATGGACTTTTGCAGCTCCCGTGCTCATCGTCTGTTTG GTAAACTCGGTGGTTCTGTGGAGAGTAGTGTGCGAGATGACAAAAATGCAATCCTCAAAAGACCTTTCCAACGTCAG GCAGGGTTTGAAAGCTTGTGTAGTTTTGTTTCCTCTCTTGGGAATGACCTGGGTGTTTGGCGTTCTGAGCATCACAGATGCAGGTCTTGCAAGTCAGTATATCTTCACCATTCTGAACTCACTTCAG GGGTTCTTCATTTTTGTCATGCACGTTTTACGAAGCGGAGATGTCAAAGCAGCCTACTATAGAAAGAAGCAAAAATGGGAAGCGACAAAGAACAGCAACTTTCCCAGCTCACGCTTGGTTGCAGATGCCTCTCGTGAAATATCTGAGAACAATAGCTTGAGTGCTACCCAAGCAAACAAATCAAGTGTGGACCCACTTTTTAGAAGACACCAGGTTTCCCCAGTTAACACTGCCACGAGACAAACATGTCTTACATCCATCGCTTCCTAA